Below is a genomic region from candidate division WOR-3 bacterium.
GTGTGATCTGGACCTTGGTCATTATGAAAGATTTTTAAATGAGTCATTGACAAAAGAGAATAATATCACCCCCGGACAGATTTATTTTACTGTGATCTCCAAGGAACGGCGCGGTGAATATCTGGGGAAGACGGTTCAGGTGGTCCCCCATATCACGGATGAGATAAAATCACGGATAACCAAACTCGCCGAAGGCAATAATGTCGATGTCGTGATTACGGAGATAGGCGGTACGGTCGGTGATATCGAAGGCCAGCCGTTTCTTGAAGCCGTAAGGCAGATGAGGCTTGATTACGGCAAGGAAAATACAATGTATATCCACTTGACATTGGTTCCTTATATCAAGGCGGCGCGTGAATTCAAGACAAAACCGACCCAGCATTCGGTCCGTGAACTGCGGGCGATCGGCATTCAACCGGATATTCTGTTGTGCAGAAGTGATTCCTGGCTTACCGCTGATGAGCGCAAGAAGATTTCTCTGTTTTGTAATGTGCCGGTGAATAACGTCATCGACGCCATTGATGTTGAGTGTATTTATGAAATTCCACTCATCTTCCACCAGCAGAAGCTCGATCAGATGATTTTATCCGGGCTCGGTATTGAAAGGGATGAACCAGACCTTACCGAGTGGGAGCTTTTTGTCCAACGTGCAAAATCTCCATCAAAGGTTGTGGAGATCGCCGTTTGCGGTAAATACGTCGAACTGAGGGATGCATACAAAAGTATTATGGAAGCGCTCTACCACGCTGCAGTGGCGAATGATGCCCGACTGAAATTGAAATGGATCGATACAGACAGGATTGAAGACGAGATCGCCCTTGAAAACGCCCTGGCTATGGTCAACGGAATACTCGTCCCCGGCGGCTTTGGAATGCGCGGCGTCGAGGGGAAGATCAGAATCGTGAAATATGCGCGTGAGAACAAAAAACCTTTTCTCGGAATATGCCTCGGTATGCAGTGTCTGGTGATAGAGTATGCAAGAAACGTCTGCGGTATGAAAGGTGCGAATTCAACTGAATTCGATGATAATACGGCATACCCGGTCATCGATCTGTTACCGGGACAGCGGAGAATCAAAAATATGGGTGGAACAATGAGATTGGGGAATTGGCCCTGTCGTTTGGAAGCCCGTTCTCTTGCCCGGAAGATATATGCCAAGAGCGAAATTCAGGAAAGGCATCGTCACCGCTATGAGGTGAATCCTAAGTATATCAAAGCCCTGACGGCAAAGGGGTTGATCTTCTCTGGAAGGTCGCCGAATGGTAAATTGATGGAGATCGCGGAGATTTCGGGACATCCGTTCTTTATCGGTACTCAGTTCCATCCCGAATTTACATCAAGACCACTGGCGCCGAATCCGATATTCTACCATTTTATAAAATCTTCATTAGAAAATCTTTGATGTATTTTTTTTCAGAAGCATTTGTGCTTTTGAGCCTTTTTTTACTCTACTGGTGGAACAGAGAAAGGCGTAGATATTTCCGGGAACGGATAGGCTCAGGGTATTTCAGGAATCTCTATAATGTGGGACGCAATGTCGGTTTTATGCTGCGTAAGGGGAGGTTGAAGATAAAAGGTCGGGTCGATGACATCCAGAGGGGTTCTATTTTGTATTCATTCCATTTCGGAGTATGGGAATCGATGCCCCGTGCGCTGAGGCGTTTGGGTTATAATGTCGGTGTCGTCGTCAACAGATACAGCAGTGACAGGAAGAATTTTTTCACCCGCGCCGTCGACAGATTTTTATACAGATTCCGCAGTACCTGCGGTGTGAAGATATTTTACAGAGATGATGCCGCCCGGATAGTGAAGTTTCTAAAGGACGGAGGAGTTCTCGGCATACTGGTCGACGGTAACAATTTTTATTCGAAGTTCAGCCGGGTGGAGAAATTGAGTCGTATATGCAATGCACCTTTGATACCTTTCGCCGCTTATCGTAAGAACGGCAGCGGAATTCTGGAGATCGGATGTGATCTGGATCGGCTCGTGAAAGAGCATCCTTTTGATTATGTCTGGTTTTATAAATCAAGAGTGGAGGGGTGATTAATATGAATGAACGAGGAAAGAAGAGCATATTATGTTTTTGTTTTTTAGCGGGCATCGTCCTGCTGGGATGTGAGGAAGGAAAGTTGCCCGAAACCCTGGAGCCGGATATCCCCAAGATATCTTTGGAGAATTTTTCACTCACCGAGACAAAACAGGGAAAGAAGATGTGGATTCTTGAAGCGAAGAATGCAAAGGTCTATGACGAGGTCATAAACGTCGACAGTGTGAGAATCAGATTTTTCAATAAAGATGAAGTGGAATTTTCAGTCCTCTATGCACCGGGGGGGATACTTAACACCAGAACCCATAATATTCTTGTCGGTGACAGTGTCTCTGTTTTCACGAATGATTCAACGAAACTTTTTACGGATTCACTGTTCTGGCTGAATGATTCACAGCGGATTATCACTGATTGTAAGGTGAAGATACTGAAGCAGGACGGCACGGTCATCGAAGGCAACGGCCTCCGTGCCGATCCTTATCTGGAAAAGATCGAGATACTCGGGACGGCGAAAGGTGTATCTCCGATTAAGTTGCCTGACATCAATAAATGATATTTTTGCTCCTTTTATTCCATCTCACTCCATTCTCGGCAGACAGGGTGGAGATCATTAAAGAAGATAACGAAAGCATCGTACATCTTGTCGGCAATGTGGTTTTTGAAGATACGGTAACCCGCATAACCTGCAGAGAAGCCCATCTTTATGAAAGCCGGAACTATGTTCTTCTGCAGGGGGACGTTGATATCAGCGATAAGAACGGCGTCATTCAGTCGAGTTCGGCGAGGTATGATTTCAAGGAAAGGAAAGGATACTTGAGCGGCGGTGTTTCTCTGGAGACGAAGAATGATGAACTGATTCATTCGGATTCGTTGTATTATGACGGCGCCGCCGGCCTGATTGAATTCTTCGGAGAGATTAAATTAGAAGACAGGAAGAATGATCTGATAGGATACGGAAACAGGGGTGCTTATGATTTGAAGAATGATGAGGGATATCTGCTTGGAGAGCCTCGATTGGAGATACTCAGGGAAGAGAAGGAGCCGATAAAGATCAACGCCCGGGAATTCAGACTGGACAGCGGTGACAACCTTTTTCAGGGTATTGATTCAGTCGTGACGATAATCGACAGCATCACGGTATATTGTGATACGATGTACTACAATCTCAAGGAACATTCCGGTAGAATGGTGAAGCCCTGTGTTTTTGAGAAGAAAAATGAATTATACGGTGAAACGGGTGAATTTCGAATGAAGTCGCAGAAACTTGATTTTTTCAGTGTGGAGAACGGCTGGTCAAAATATTACACTGAAGAAGGAACAAAGAATGTCGTGGAGGGAGAAAGAATCCGCATTCTCTTCAAAGAAGACAGGGCGTCAAAGATAATCGTGGAGGGTAAACCAAAGGGTGTTCTTACCCTGAGAGCCGAAGAAGATGCTGTTGACTAAGGAATTGACGAAATTTTTCGGACGCAGACTGGTCGTCGACAGGGTGAACCTGGAGATAAACGAAGGCGAGGTTGTGGGATTACTCGGTCCCAACGGTGCGGGAAAGACCACGACCTTTAATATGATTGTCGGACTTTTAAGACCGAACAGCGGCAGTATCTTTCTTGATGAACTGGACATCACTGAACTGCCGATGTATAAGAGAGCACGTCGGGGTATCTCTTTTTTGTGCCAGGAGCCGAGCGTCTTCAGAAAACTGCGGGTGGATGAGAATTTGATTGCGATTTATGAAATACTCGGCTTCGACCGCAGAACTGCCGAGGAGAAGACCGATGAATTGTTGAAGTATTTTAATCTTCTCCAACTCAAAAAGCAGAAGGCATACACCCTTTCGGGTGGAGAGAGAAGGCGGGTTGAGATCGCCCGGGCACTGATCACCAATCCCAAATTTCTGCTGCTCGATGAACCTTTTACCGGCATCGATCCGATATCACGTGCCGAATTACAGGAATTGATATTGAATTTGAAGAAAAAGGGGATAGGCATTCTTATTTCAGACCACAATGTCAGGGAGACGCTCGAGATAACAGACCGGGCGTATCTTATCTACGATGCCGAGGTTCTGTTGTCGGGCGACGCCGAGACCTTGATAAACGACCCCAAGGCAAGGCGACTTTACCTCGGTGAGAGATTCAAGATATAACCCTAATTCGCTACATATCGAAAGAATTATAATCATTTCCTTGAGGATGAAGAATGATTAAAAAACTACTTTTTCTTGCAGTAATCTAAAATTAATTTGGGTAAGATCTATTTTTGATTTAAGACGAAGTTCTGACTCCTCTCCACTTTTTTCATCCCTCGCCCGCTCTCCATTTCTCCCATTCTCCGTTTCCCCATCTCTCCTGTCATTCTGAGTCCGCCGCAGGCGGACGAAGAATCTTTATCAGTCGTTAGTCATTGAGATTCTTCAGTCGTCTGCCTCGGGCAGACTCCTTTAGAATGACAAATATCACCTCAATCAGTTCTGCTGACACTATAAGAAAAGTGGAGAGGACAGTCAAGAGGTGTCTTGACAGAACTCTGTTGCAGGCTATAATTTATGATGCAGGAAATGATTGAGCCGTTTAAAATACTGGGCAGAAACTCGAACAGGCTTGTAAAATTTTTCAAAGAATATGAAAAACTGCTTGAAAAACCGGTGGAGAACGCTTATCTTCTGGGGAAAAAGCTCATCGAGATCGAGGGGTTGATAAAGAAGTTTCCGGATATGGATTTAAAAAACAGGCTCATCACCTGGTTGGAGCATGAGGAGAAAAGACTTGAGGAACATAAGGAGGATTTCAGGATTAAATTCGCCCAGGAACTTAATGCCCTGTTTTCCCGGGAAGGGAAGAAACTCAGGGGGCAGTATCCGCTTGTTCGAATCGGTTTCTATACCGTCAAGATTGATTTTCAGTTCGGTGAAGCCGTTCTCTTTTTCGGTCCGGAGATCGAAAAGATAAAATCCGGCATTCCTCTTCAACCGGAGAGTATTTTTAAGACGATTCAGGGGTTTGATAGAGAACTGCGTAATGTGAAATCAACCCCCGATCAGATATTCAAAGACCTGTATAAGGCGTACAGGCGGATGCTTAAATTGGTTGATAAACCGTTTGGTGAGCGATTGCTGATTACCCGGGTTCTGAGTGAATATGTCATAATAAAACAGTCTGAAAAATTCTTTGTTGATCCGAGGAAGAATAATTTCAAAGAATATCCAAGGGTGAAACTGAGTTTTATTCTTTATCTTTTAAAGAAAAGCGGTTTACTGGAAAGAGGATTGAGATTTCATGTTGCGACATTTGATGCTACAGTTGACAAGAAACATTCTTTCTGGATACTGGAGAGTGAAGATGGTGAAGGGACCCATTATTCTTATCTCTCTTTCGATAAAGAGATGGAGGTTTAAATTTTATAAAATATGGCTGAGAAGAGATTAGAACCGAGATTGGCGAAGATGATCATACACAGCCTGGGCAGCTTCGGGACGCCTCCGGAGTTCGGTATTGAACATTTCAGTGTGGGGCTGGAATCGTATCTCGAGGTGATAGAAAAAGAGTATCTTACTGATATGTTGAAGTATAATCTGTCTTCTTTTAAATTGATCACCGGTAATTACGGCGGGGGTAAGACACACTTTCTCTACTTGATTCGGGAACTCGCCTGGCGCCATAATTATGTGACTTCCTATGTAAGTTTGAGCCCGACTGAATGTCCTTTTGACCGTCTGGAACTTGTTTATAAAAAGATCGCCGCCAATATAACACCGCCGTCAGGAGGAGATTTTTTGAAACAGACGGACAGGGGAATCGGTGCTTTACTGAGAGAGCGTTTTAAAAACCTTGAAGGAACAGAGGATATGTTTTTGAAGAGAAAGAACCTGGAGAGTTCCAGTTTCACCAACGCCCTTAAGGCGGCGTACCTGAGTCTCCGCACCGATGATGAAGATGAGTTTCTGGCGATCGTGCAGTGGTTGAAGGGGGAAGATGTTCAACGGGATGTCAGGCTGCGCCATCGGATTTCCGAACGCATCGACCGCAGCACCGCTTTCAGAATGCTGCGCAGTCTGGTTCAGTTCATTAATGCAACAGGCTATTCAGGGCTCATCTTTCTCTTTGACGAAGCGGAAAGGGGGATGAGTATTTCTTCGACGCGTGATAAAAGACGGGCGCTCGATAATCTGCGTCAACTGGTCGACGAGTGTGGTAATTCACGGCTGCCCGGTGCGATGTTCTTTTACGCCGTACCTGATGAAAATCTGCTCCTTGAAGGAAGCGGCGGTGTTTATGAAGCCCTTAAACAGCGGCTGCGTTCCAGTTTTACAAAGATAAATCCGATGGGGGTCAAGATTAATCTTGAAAAGATCGGGGTGGGTGCCGAAGAATTTCTTGAGCGTCTCGGTATGAAACTTTCCTGGATATTCGAGTGTGCGTATGATTTCGAATTCGACAGCGGTCTTCTTAATGGAACGATCAACAATATGATTCACACCGCCCTGGAGTTGCAGTCTCTGGATATCAGTTACCGTCGGATATTCGTCGTCGGAATAATCGAGGCGTTCCAGCATCTCCGTGATAAAAATAAGATGATCGGCCGCGATGAGGCACAGCGGATACTCCGTTCCACGATAAAGATGCTTTCTGAAAAAGAAAGAGAAGAGGTTGAAAGGCAAGAATTCTGAATTTGTAGCACATCCTGTTTTCGGAGAGGGGGTCGTCGTCGCGACACGCTGGGATGAAGAAGAAACCCAGGTGAAATTCCGCAGCGGCCTCTGTTTGTGGTTGCCGTCGAAATGGCTTAAACAGATTCCAGCTTCTGATATCAATCTGGACCGGGTTTCCTGCAAGCGGCTGCTCGAGGCGTTCCGCTTAGGGGTCGTGCCCCATCAGGATATCGAGTACTTCACTTTCGGCCGGGCTTATGAAATCAACGAGATAAAACAATCTTTAAGGGGATTAAAGAACGGTAAGGGAGATGTTTTTTTGATTGAAGGTTCATATGGTTCAGGGAAGACCCATCTTCTGGAATATGCCCGCCATCTTTCCTTGAAACAGGGATATGTCACGACATACTGTGAGTTGAGCACCCAGGAGACGCCTCTTTTCAGACCCAAACGTGTCTATCGTGAACTCATCCATAATCTGCGTTACATCAGAAAGGGACGCGAATATTGTTTCCGCGATCTACTGCGGATGGTGAGCAGATTCAAAATTGATGACCACTGTTTCTTCACTCCCCTTTTAAAGAAAATAAAGGAGATCGATCATGGTTCCTTAGAGAGTGAAGTCTTCTGGCAGTGGGTTGAGGGTGAGTCGACCAAGAATTACGCTGTTACACCCGATGCTCCTTTCAGGATACGCGGGGCGCAGAAGATTCCCGCCCTTTATGATTTTTCGACGGCGGGTGATTTTTATTCTTATCTCCTGACCGGTCTCAGTTTTCTGATAAATAGAGCAGGATTGGGAGGACTCGTCATCATCCTTGATGAGGTTGAAACCATCACCCATATCTGGAACTATGCGGCATACAGCAGAGGATTGAGTTTTCTTGAGGGACTCATCCATGCGGCGTTTGATACGAAAACCTTCAAACGGATTGATACACATCTGGTGCACAATCAGGTGAGACCTACACCGTATTTATACAAAGAATCCCATATCTTTCTCATTCTTGCAATGACCCCTGTGCAGGGTATTCGAAGTATCGAGAACGTCATCAATTTAATCAAAAAAGGTTTTTTTCTACGCAGATTCAGCAAGGCGGAGTACGAGGTGATATTTGACAATCTGATAAAGGTTTACAGGTGTGCTTATCCCTGGTTTTCGCTTGATAGAGGACAGCGGGAGAATATCTTCAGTGCCGCACTGCACAGAGGGGAAGGGGAGTTGCGGGAGTTCATCAAATTTTCCGTGGAGGCGTTTGACTGGCTGAGATTGAAACGATGAACGGTCAGGAGATCAAAGCCAGACTGACCAGGACCTGGCATCCTTTTTTCAGCCGCTTCGGTAAATTTTTGCCGATCCAGGAACTGGTTATTCCCCATATTTTGGCGTGCGAAAACACGGTCGTGATTTCGCCGGCGGCGAGCGGTAAGACCGAGGCGGTGATTGCTCCGCTTATTGAGAATCTATTCAGGGACGATTCAACCCCCTTGAGAGGGGTTCTAAAAATATTGTACATATCTCCCACCCGGGCGTTGGTGAATGATCTGTTTAAGAGGTTGTTTTCTCCGGTTGAATACTCAGGGTTGACGCTCGGCAGAAAGACCGGTGATCGGCCGACCCTGGATTATAAGAATCTCCCTCAGATTCTTTTGACCACCCCGGAGTCATTCGATTCTCTTTTGACACGGCGTCCCAGGATTTTTCTCGACCTTTATGCGGTCGTCCTCGATGAAATACATCTGCTTGACAATACGCCGCGCGGCGATCAGTTGAGGGTACTTTTGAATCGACTGCGCAGGATACGTAAAGAACTGCACTATTGCGCCCTTTCCGCAACGATTGATGACTTACACATAGGAGAGCGTTACTTTGATTCTCCGAAGGTGTGTTTATTAAAACAGCGGCGTGAGATTGAATATGATTTGATATCGGGTAAAGAATTCACCGGAAAATTTTTTGAGATTGTAAAGAAAAGGGGATTCAAGAAGATTCTTGTTTTTTTCAATGCCCGGAGCCTCGCCGAGATTTTTTCACGACGTTTGAACCGTCCTCCTTTTCAAAACGCTGTTTTTGTCCACCACGCCAGTTTACAGAAATTACGTCGTGAAGAGGTGGAAGAGGAGATGAACAGGAGTGAGAGGGCTGTTCTCTGCGCCACCTCGACACTGGAGCTGGGCATTGATATCGGAGACATTGATTGCGTTGTTCTTTATCGTCCGCCCTATGATGTTTCGTCCCTGTTGCAGAGGATCGGACGGGGCAACCGCCGGACCGACAGATTGTTCGCCATCGGCGTTTACACCGACGCCTGGGAAAAGTTGTTGTTCGAAACCTTTTTTGAGTGCGCCTGGAGCGGCAGGTTGTTCGACAGACAGTACCGGGTTTCGCTTTCGGTCATCCCCCAGCAGATCTATTCTTATCTTTATCAACGTCGGCGCATCGGTACGACAATCAGAAGTTTGTACAATGTTCTGGAGCCGATCTTTACGAAAGAGCAGATTAGAGCTGTTTTTCAAAGACTCCTTAAGGATGGGAAGGTTCAGGAAGGACGGCCCGGTATTTATTATGATTCATCGAAAATGGAGAAGAAGATAGAGCGGGGAAAGATTCATTCCAATATCGCGGAGATTTCATTCGGTGAGTTTGACGTATTCAATCTCGAGACCGATGAATTGATCGGACGGGTCTTTTATGTGAAAAAAAGATTTATACTCGGCGGGCGCTGCTGGGAAACGGTCAGGGTGCGGGACAAGAAAAAGAAGATATATGCAAGACTGCTCGGTGATATGGACGGAGCCGTAAAGATATTTGAAGGAAAAGGGGAGGGCAATTACAATTATCTGCTTTCTCCTCTTTTGAAGAAGAAGCTCTTTCCCGAATTGCCGCTACTGGAATTTCCTTTTTCATCGGACGGTTCAAATACCTATATTCTGCATCTTTTCGGAAGTCTGTACGGGTTCATCACCGCCGAGGCACTATATGAAGAGGGGATCGACGCCGTTGATATCGACGGTAGAGTTTTTCTGTTGAAGGCATTTCAAACGGTGGATGACAGGTTTCCTTTGCCAAAGGTGGAATCGATAAAAATAGTGATCAAAAGGAATATCAGCCGTCTTGAAGACGCCCTGGGCAGTGGAGCATATTTTTATGATCTTCCTGTAAAATATCAGATTGAAGACCATTATTCGACACTGGATATTGAGGGGTTTTTGGAGTTCCTCTCCCGTATAAGATTGTCCTATGTGGAGCGGGATAGATTGAGGATCAGGTTCTCTTAGCCGATCCTGGATTTTCCGAGTTTTCTAAAAGTGTAAC
It encodes:
- the lptB gene encoding LPS export ABC transporter ATP-binding protein, whose protein sequence is MLLTKELTKFFGRRLVVDRVNLEINEGEVVGLLGPNGAGKTTTFNMIVGLLRPNSGSIFLDELDITELPMYKRARRGISFLCQEPSVFRKLRVDENLIAIYEILGFDRRTAEEKTDELLKYFNLLQLKKQKAYTLSGGERRRVEIARALITNPKFLLLDEPFTGIDPISRAELQELILNLKKKGIGILISDHNVRETLEITDRAYLIYDAEVLLSGDAETLINDPKARRLYLGERFKI
- the lptC gene encoding LPS export ABC transporter periplasmic protein LptC, coding for MNERGKKSILCFCFLAGIVLLGCEEGKLPETLEPDIPKISLENFSLTETKQGKKMWILEAKNAKVYDEVINVDSVRIRFFNKDEVEFSVLYAPGGILNTRTHNILVGDSVSVFTNDSTKLFTDSLFWLNDSQRIITDCKVKILKQDGTVIEGNGLRADPYLEKIEILGTAKGVSPIKLPDINK
- a CDS encoding DEAD/DEAH box helicase encodes the protein MNGQEIKARLTRTWHPFFSRFGKFLPIQELVIPHILACENTVVISPAASGKTEAVIAPLIENLFRDDSTPLRGVLKILYISPTRALVNDLFKRLFSPVEYSGLTLGRKTGDRPTLDYKNLPQILLTTPESFDSLLTRRPRIFLDLYAVVLDEIHLLDNTPRGDQLRVLLNRLRRIRKELHYCALSATIDDLHIGERYFDSPKVCLLKQRREIEYDLISGKEFTGKFFEIVKKRGFKKILVFFNARSLAEIFSRRLNRPPFQNAVFVHHASLQKLRREEVEEEMNRSERAVLCATSTLELGIDIGDIDCVVLYRPPYDVSSLLQRIGRGNRRTDRLFAIGVYTDAWEKLLFETFFECAWSGRLFDRQYRVSLSVIPQQIYSYLYQRRRIGTTIRSLYNVLEPIFTKEQIRAVFQRLLKDGKVQEGRPGIYYDSSKMEKKIERGKIHSNIAEISFGEFDVFNLETDELIGRVFYVKKRFILGGRCWETVRVRDKKKKIYARLLGDMDGAVKIFEGKGEGNYNYLLSPLLKKKLFPELPLLEFPFSSDGSNTYILHLFGSLYGFITAEALYEEGIDAVDIDGRVFLLKAFQTVDDRFPLPKVESIKIVIKRNISRLEDALGSGAYFYDLPVKYQIEDHYSTLDIEGFLEFLSRIRLSYVERDRLRIRFS
- a CDS encoding CTP synthase codes for the protein CDLDLGHYERFLNESLTKENNITPGQIYFTVISKERRGEYLGKTVQVVPHITDEIKSRITKLAEGNNVDVVITEIGGTVGDIEGQPFLEAVRQMRLDYGKENTMYIHLTLVPYIKAAREFKTKPTQHSVRELRAIGIQPDILLCRSDSWLTADERKKISLFCNVPVNNVIDAIDVECIYEIPLIFHQQKLDQMILSGLGIERDEPDLTEWELFVQRAKSPSKVVEIAVCGKYVELRDAYKSIMEALYHAAVANDARLKLKWIDTDRIEDEIALENALAMVNGILVPGGFGMRGVEGKIRIVKYARENKKPFLGICLGMQCLVIEYARNVCGMKGANSTEFDDNTAYPVIDLLPGQRRIKNMGGTMRLGNWPCRLEARSLARKIYAKSEIQERHRHRYEVNPKYIKALTAKGLIFSGRSPNGKLMEIAEISGHPFFIGTQFHPEFTSRPLAPNPIFYHFIKSSLENL